A single genomic interval of Microbacterium sp. LWO14-1.2 harbors:
- a CDS encoding HPr family phosphocarrier protein, whose product MTVSRTVRIGSSHGLHARPAKLFAQAAKESGIAVTIAKDSGKAVNAASILGVIALAIEHGDYVTLTADGDNAENVLDTLTELLTTDHDEATV is encoded by the coding sequence ATGACCGTTTCCCGTACCGTCCGGATCGGCTCGTCGCACGGCCTTCACGCCCGCCCCGCCAAGCTCTTCGCGCAGGCGGCGAAGGAGTCGGGCATCGCTGTCACCATCGCGAAGGACTCGGGTAAGGCCGTCAACGCCGCCAGCATCCTCGGCGTCATCGCCCTCGCGATCGAACACGGCGACTACGTCACGCTCACCGCCGACGGCGACAACGCAGAGAACGTGCTCGACACGCTCACGGAGCTGCTCACGACCGACCACGACGAGGCGACCGTATGA